In the genome of Primulina tabacum isolate GXHZ01 chromosome 13, ASM2559414v2, whole genome shotgun sequence, the window TGCTTCACAATCTGAATTAAGAATAAAGTAACATGATACACATTTCATACATATAGCACCAGTTCGGAAAACATAATGTTGAAACTTATAGAACTTTTTAATTATATCCAAACCTCTGTCCTTGGTAATGCTGGCTCCCCAACGATGGTCTGTAGTTCAGGTGAAACACCACATACTTTGTTTAGACCTCCTGGACCACCTCTTCTTTTGGTTCCAACTGGAGTACTGAAATAAAAATGAATGTGATGATCCAGTGTCTCACTGCAACTTATTAATAACAAGGTGTATGGCTTAAAATTTCACCATAACttggatttaaatttaaatttaaagatcaTCAATGTtgctttgaaaagaaaattagacttcaaATACTTTTCCAGATGAGGAAGATAATCTAGTTCACCATTCTCGGCTGTCCATATAAAAAAGTTGAGTGTATATAAGACAAACTACACTTTGCGTATGCACCATCAATCGAGTTTACAGAAAATGACAAATGACGCTAAGGAGAACAAAGCGGGTAATTTCATGCGAGTGGGTCCCGTACTTCCGAAAGCTTTGCATATCCCTGGAGATTATATTAGCTAGAACAGTTGATACTGATAAAATCTATGTAGTGTTTGGTTTTCTAtctggtaaatgagtatcaactCGAGCAATACTCTCCCAAAATAGCATCAGTCGCTGCAACTTTTCCCTGGCAAGATGGACCTTTATCTTTTGCTAGCAATGGCATTGACAAGTAAATTCAACTGACAACCCCCAAAAGCCAAACTTTTAAACTCTTGTTTGTGCAGGCATTCCTGAAAGAAACAGTCGCCACGAGTAGCGTGAACCGAGATAATCAAGCAGCTCGCCTTGAGCATCAGATGGGTCAAATCAATTCAGTTTTTTCATGGCCTCCCTCTATTTGACCATCTTTTCTGTCAATTTCTCATCTAAGTGAAGAGCTCTGCTTTCAAACGAGTAGTTTTATATTGGTAACCTAAGTCTCGGCTAACCACATCAAAGTCACATGGCAGCAATATAAACTCTTGATGATGTATTTTTGTTAAGAAAACCATTATATTGTTTAATAAACATCATTACAACATATAGTGAAGTGGTTAAAAACACATTAAACAAGCACATTTCCATAAAGCAAGCAAAAAAAATCAATCAGATGTTGGACAATAGTTACGCCGCGAGGGAACTGCACCCTTTAAAAGTCAAACCTTTACCGCCTGAGGTGCAGTTAGAGTAAAATAACCCACAGAAAAGTTAATTTCGATGGATACCCACTTAATTCATGATTCAAGAAAGTAAACCCTAACCCTAGGTCGATCATTATTTTTACCATAAAAACCAACACGCACCATTTATAGCACATAAACCACATAAATAAGCAACTATATCTATATGTCCTGAGTTAAAAATTGGCCGTAGCCTTTGCATGAAAAACACCTTCATCTACCCAGCAGGTAAACCCAAGCTCCTCGAATTCGTGACATAAAAAATGGGCAGGTTAACATACCTTCCCTTCGGAGCTTCAGAAACATTCGCCGCACTCTGAGCGGCCCCTATTCTCCCCCTCGCCAACGGCAGCATCGTCGGGTCAAGGTGTTGTTGCACTTGCGTCCCCGTCGGAGGAACATCATTCTGCTGCAGCGGTCGTTGCTGAACTGAGAAATGGGGATGAAGAAACTGCTGGGGGAGAAAGGTATTTGGAAACTGAAGGCGGGATTGAGGGGGCAGGTGGTCTTTGGGCACGGGATGAGATCGGAGGAGGTAGGTAATCTGGTCCCTGATAAACCCAGCCTTGTGGGAGAGGTCCATCCCTAGTTCGGCTTCCAGCTGCTGCACCACACCGTTTAGGGAAGTGACGGCGTTAGGGTCGGAGTGACGAAGCACCGTCTCCACTCCTTTGGCAATCTCTTGATCCGACACCATGTATCTTCAGAACTCAAACGGCAAATCTAACGGAAAACTCAAACGGCTCTTCCCTCTTTATCTGTCTCtctctttcttcttctttctttctctCTGTTTCGAATCTCtcctttaaaaataataatcaatcGACATCGAATTACGAATATGCCCTTGTGTCAGCTTTTTACATTTTGTTAGAATGACATTTGTATCCCCGATTATTCAGAAGATTTGAATTGAATTTGGAGGAGAGGGTGGGGTTCGAAGTCATTCTACACATGGATTCTTATCAGATAGGTACAGGTATCAGATATGTTTTTAAAATAGATTCTACTATAAAGTGGTATGTGTAACGTATATTTTTATCTTAGTTCATCGTCGAATAACATTATGTTATTTTtgtaatttcattatattttacTGAGCAGATATTTTATAAGACGATtacacgaatttttatctataaGACATGTCaattctatcgatattcacaataaaaattaaaaatcttagcataaaaagtaatattttttaatggatgacccaaataagagatctgtcttacaaaatacgaaccatgataccgtctcacacaattttttgccaTATTTTATTCTCGGAGAAATCTAATAGATATTGATTATACATACAAACATACGGCGTATAATCAAGCGTTtattatttgtaaaaaaaattaaatttttttaaactatACAATAATTTCGACGTTATCGTTTTTTTATTCCCGACACCATTGTTGTCTACCTATTGCAATTGAGGGTATGGGAGTGAACCGTTTGGTGCTTCAAACCAAACAAAACCAAGTTTTGCAACTATCGTTCGTTTGTTAAGAGGTAGCTCACCGCTCGACCAACCTTGATTTTCACAAGTTTCAAGTACAATGGTTAAATAAAATGAATCAACCAAATTAAGACTAATTATTATTTGTCAGATTTGTTTTGCGCGGTCTTCCGGAAAAGTCTGAACTGGTTTATTGCATGAAGAGCCAATAAAATAGTAGGACGAGACGAATCCATGATTTTAGGTTCGGAGGTCGGATATTAAgtgataaaatcaattattatataacaacttttgtattcaaatactgcattttttaaaaagaaatgattttaaTCATAAccaaagacaaaaatttgtgtgagacgatctgaagagtcgtattttgtgatacatatatcttatttgggtcatcaatgagaaattattactttttttatgctaaaaatattattttttattgtgaatatcgataaaatTGATTTgttttacagataaagattcgtgaaagcGTGTCACGAGTGAGCTACGCTTAACCAAATAAACTCTTGGCTTCAAGAAGACAATATTGGATCAAAACCCACACCACTTGctaataacattatattttaaaataaatttttattttttatttttaattatttgtatgTTCTATCAGTTTTACGGATCGAATTTTCCCAATTTTACAATATTAGATCGTATACAAATTACAATTATTACATTTTAGCTGTATTAGCCAGTGTTTACTTTTGTAAGTACGTAGAGATAATACCAAATTTATACTGGTCGGCCGCATAAAAAGTAAAGCAAATGTTTCATTTGACAAAGTCAGAAATTGCAACTTTTGCAGGGTTATCATCAAACAGTATAATTGAATAAACTCTAAGTAAAATGATATACAAGAAAACAATCGAATTTAcacaaaaaaaacacaaaaacaaaaaaactaaTGAATCAGTCCGAACTGATTTTTTGActaatttatcgatttttgattgattttgacCAATTTTGATCGGATTGATCGTATAAACAATCCTTAGACTAGATCCAAATCAGATTTGGATCGAACCGATTAATTTGATCCAATTTTAAAAACAATGTTACAGAATGTAACATAGgcataatcattttaaaattgataaatattgaaatagatAGTAAAATAAagtggatattttttttaaatatatcttGACTAAAAAAAAGTGAAAATGAGATAATTAATATCTTTTATTGTTCTCACGTTCATGTCGTTGACGTCTCCTCGGAAGAAGTGCAAGTGAAGTGACCTTCACGATCTCTCCATCCTTTCACCTGTCTCagtgtattattattattttttaattttgatttcCTATGTTCATACCCCGATCTATTCGCAATCACGGATCACCGCAGGACCATTTCCATTTGTTTTTTTAACTTCCCCCGAGCAAATTTCGTTCTCTCTCATTTTTGTTTCTTGATTTTCCTGCTCTCCCCGTGTCCTTTTTCTGGGGGGCACTTAACCCTGTTTCCCTTCACCCCACCCTTGATCGgactctctctctctttttccTCAGTGggataatttaattatatgtaAAAGAGAGTTTCTTTTTGTTTCTTTCCGTTTTGTCATTTTGAATCTGGGCTCGTTTTTCGGTTCCTGTTGATAACAACACTGGTTCATTTGTTATGTGACAGACTTTTGGGCTGTGTTTCTTTTGTCGAACAAGTTCGGTGAATATATTACTGGTTGATGTCTTTGGCTGTTGGAGCTGTGTCAAGTTCCAAAAGCATGGGATTTGATGAGAATGGGGACCCGGTTACTGAAAAATCCGGGTCTAACGATCCGGACCCCGATATCGTGCCCGATTCGGGAGGGAGGATCAGCAGACAGACGAGTGAAACCTCCCTTTATGCCACTGAGGATGAATATGATGAAGATACAGAAGCCAAGATACAGTTGGGTCCGCAGTGCACCCTCAAAGAACTTTCCGAAAAAGACAAGGTTTGTGTTTTTATGGTGAAAACGTAGGATATCTGCGCATGTCCGAATTGTAAAAATTATGCCCGAAAATGTTGCCAATACAGGATGATGAAAGTTTGAGGAGGTGGAAGGAGCAGCTTCTTGGGAGTGTGGACGTGAACTCTGTTGGAGGTAATTGTTTATCTTATTTTTCTTgtctagttttttttaaaaaaaattattttgct includes:
- the LOC142523244 gene encoding uncharacterized protein LOC142523244: MVSDQEIAKGVETVLRHSDPNAVTSLNGVVQQLEAELGMDLSHKAGFIRDQITYLLRSHPVPKDHLPPQSRLQFPNTFLPQQFLHPHFSVQQRPLQQNDVPPTGTQVQQHLDPTMLPLARGRIGAAQSAANVSEAPKGSTPVGTKRRGGPGGLNKVCGVSPELQTIVGEPALPRTEIVKQLWAYIRKHNLQDPGNKRKIICDDALRVVFETDCTDMFKMNKLLAKHIIPLDPSSQAKKSKVEDEPAKQTTDSRAPPGNISDALAKFFGTEDCQMLQSEALGRVWEYIKVNQLEDPLNTMVIHCDVKLQELLGCESISALGLQEMLIRRHFTK